One segment of Panicum virgatum strain AP13 chromosome 3K, P.virgatum_v5, whole genome shotgun sequence DNA contains the following:
- the LOC120700122 gene encoding nuclear transcription factor Y subunit A-7-like, which produces MTSVVHSVSGDHRAEDQHQQQKQAVPEDQQEAPVTSSDSQPTVGTPSADYVAPYAPHDMGHALGQYAYPNIDPYYGSLYAAYGGQPMMHPPLVGMHPTGLPLPTDAIEEPVYVNAKQYNAILRRRQSRAKAESERKLVKGRKPYLHESRHQHALKRARGAGGRFLNSKSDDKEENSDSSHKEKQNGVAPHKSGQPSTPPSPNGASSANQADSRQ; this is translated from the exons ATGACTTCTGTTGTTCACAGTGTTTCAG GCGACCACAGAGCTGAGGATCAACATCAACAGCAGAAGCAAGCTGTACCAGAGGACCAGCAAGAAGCCCCAGTTACTAGTTCAGATAGTCAACCAACGGTGGGCACACCATCAGCTGATTATGTGGCTCCATATGCCCCTCATGACATGGGCCATGCCCTG GGTCAATATGCCTACCCAAATATTGATCCATACTATGGAAGCCTATATGCGGCTTACGGTGGACAGCCAATG ATGCATCCACCGTTGGTCGGAATGCATCCGACTGGCTTACCTTTGCCTACTGATGCAATTGAAGAGCCTGTGTATGTAAATGCAAAACAATACAATGCCATTTTAAGGCGACGCCAATCTCGGGCTAAAGCTGAATCAGAAAGGAAGCTTGTCAAGGGCCGTAAG CCCTATCTCCATGAGTCACGTCATCAGCATGCCTTGAAAAGGGCCAGGGGAGCTGGAGGCAGGTTTCTCAATTCCAAGTCAGATGACAAGGAAGAGAACTCTGACTCGAGTCACAAAGAGAAACAAAATGGAGTTGCGCCCCACAAGAGTGGCCAACCGTCAACCCCTCCATCTCCAAACGGTGCATCTTCAGCTAATCAGGCAGACAGTCGCCAATGA
- the LOC120700124 gene encoding cationic amino acid transporter 1-like, with translation MAASAGGGGDGVRRRGCCGGGGVGLFPEESFRSWSAYGRALLETGPRLRDRATARSLDSAEVNEVRGRSGAEMKRTLTWWDLIWFGIGAVIGAGIFVLTGQEARDAAGPAVVVSYAVSGISAMLSVFCYTEFAVEIPVAGGSFAYLRVELGDFMAFIAAGNILLEYCIGGAAVARSWTSYFATLLDHHPNDFRIHAPSLAADYSRLDPIAVAVVLLICLFAVLSTKGSSRFNYVLSIVHLAVIAFIVVAGLTRARAANLTADFAPFGARGIFAASAVLFFAYIGFDAVSTMAEETRDPARDIPVGLVGAMALTTAVYCVLALVLCLMQPYSEIDPDAPFSVAFTAAGMDWAKYIVAFGALKGMTTVLLVSAVGQARYLTHIARTHMVPPCLARVHPRFGTPVNATVAMAVATAAIALFTDLGILSNLLSISTLFIFMLVAVALLVRRYYVAGETPAADRNKLAACLAVIVASSVATAACWGAGGGAGWAAYAVTVAAWLAATLFLQCGVPKARAPRTWGVPLVPWLPAASIFINIFLLGSIDAASFVRFGVWTAALLAYYFLFGLHASYDTAKALAAEADAARVEEGARKAGAGA, from the exons ATGGCggcgtcggccggcggcggcggcgatggcgtgcggcggcgcgggtgctgcggcggcgggggcgtcggGCTGTTCCCGGAGGAGTCGTTCCGGAGCTGGTCGGCGTACGGGCGGGCGCTGTTGGAGACGGGGCCGCGGCTGCGGGACCGCGCGACGGCGCGGTCGCTGGACTCGGCGGAGGTGAACGAGGTGCGCGGCCGGAGCGGGGCTGAGATGAAGCGCACGCTCACGTGGTGGGACCTCATCTGGTTCGGCATCGGCGCCGTCATCGGCGCGGGCATCTTCGTGCTCACGGGGCAGGAGGCCAgggacgccgccggccccgccgtcgtcgtctcctACGCCGTCTCCGGCATCTCCGCCATGCTCTCCGTCTTCTGCTACACCGAGTTCGCCGTCGAGATCCCCGTCGCAG GCGGGTCTTTCGCGTACCTCCGCGTGGAGCTTGGCGACTTCATGGCGTTCATTGCGGCGGGCAACATCCTCCTCGAGTACTgcatcggcggcgcggcggtggcgcggtcgTGGACGTCCTACTTCGCGACGCTGCTGGACCACCACCCCAACGACTTCCGGATCCACGCGCCGTCCCTCGCGGCGGACTACTCGCGCCTCGACcccatcgccgtcgccgtggtcCTCCTCATCTGCCTCTTCGCCGTGCTCAGCACCAAGGGCTCCTCCCGCTTCAACTACGTGCTCTCCATCGTCCACCTCGCCGTCATCGCCTTCATCGTCGTGGCGGGGCTGACGCGCGCCCGGGCCGCCAACCTCACCGCCGACTTCGCGCCCTTCGGCGCGCGCGGCAtcttcgccgcctccgccgtgctCTTCTTCGCCTACATCGGCTTCGACGCCGTCAGCACCATGGCGGAGGAGACGCGGGACCCCGCCCGCGACATCCCCGTCGGGCTCGTTGGCGCCATGGCGCTCACCACCGCCGTCTACTGCGTGCTCGCCCTCGTGCTCTGCCTGATGCAGCCCTACTCGGAGATCGACCCCGACGCGCCCTTCAGCGTcgccttcaccgccgccggcatgGACTGGGCCAAGTACATCGTCGCCTTCGGCGCGCTCAAGGGCATGACCACCGTGCTCCTCGTCAGCGCCGTCGGCCAGGCCCGGTACCTGACCCACATCGCGCGGACGCACATGGTGCCGCCGTGCCTCGCGCGGGTGCACCCCAGGTTCGGCACCCCCGTCAACGCCAccgtcgccatggccgtcgccaccgccgccatcgccctCTTCACCGACCTCGGCATCCTCTCCAACCTGCTCTCCATCTCCACACTCTTCATCTTCatgctcgtcgccgtcgccctccTGGTCCGCCGCTACTACGTGGCCGGCGAGACGCCCGCCGCCGACCGGAACAAGCTCGCCGCGTGCCTGGCCGTCATCGTGGCGTCGTCGGTGGCCACCGCGGCGTgctggggcgcgggcggcggcgccgggtggGCCGCGTACGCGGTGACGGTGGCGGCGTGGCTCGCCGCGACGCTGTTCCTGCAGTGCGGCGTGCCCAAGGCGCGCGCGCCGAGGACGTGGGGGGTGCCGCTGGTGCCGTGGCTGCCGGCGGCGTCCATCTTCATCAACATCTTCCTGCTGGGGTCCATCGACGCGGCGTCGTTCGTGCGGTTCGGGGTctggacggcggcgctgctcgcctaCTACTTCCTCTTCGGCCTGCACGCGTCCTACGACACGGCCAAGGcgctcgccgccgaggccgacgCCGCCCGGGTGGAGGAAGGCGCGCGcaaggccggcgccggcgcctga
- the LOC120700123 gene encoding histone-lysine N-methyltransferase ATXR7-like isoform X2, with the protein MLSGFRCSYPVTGRKRLKLVAESSDSEPLVCPVSACDDSGGNLFDRCSEGHQVASGSGDQIQHSSVFPAIQENVCSTANNGVVYPQSGLGDSAGRNGTHGAYLQHQYLEGCMYMNEHGHMCGPYPPEQLYEGLSTGFLPQNLAIYAVFGGKTADPVPLSFLKQFLSQWNFGATVSTPNAPMETKKVTPDAKAVLPDDLSSEESCWMFEDAEGCRQGPHSLAELSYWHHNSYIQDLSMIYHVDGKFGPFTLVSLIGLWSGEHTECSEATANGSAPLNGLVGDIVGDVGHQLHAGIMKSARRVLIDEIFSCVLPDLIASKKTEKQLAAKLKNQAIKPDSASNRKVSKVNKPYASPEKGNSMNNTAQADSSVAIQSTAVHDKFANILSAVWQTIYYESMKNIWDGILSDPVMDYCDVWLQRNCQLNRPSTIISVTTDNIKAQGSHEMPSKDFDATECDMEFPPGFEPCGKSAGRFLSASSLEANGSANVDRKYESSTTLFSGPLAVIQRMLANELYISSKQSLFHYFEEVIAEEITNCLCYGLESGIDQEQIGTPIHAPESPISAEASMCETLSPVEMVVGGELDTVEMGAARKGSPIETHADEERNTIEVVVDEEQNTVEIAAATRTNPIETTSDEPSIAAEMATDKTLSSHGEECLPLVSYARIFEKMDMCMTAELDESFDEVPPGMETGLVPIPLKDKNMYQPSRSMNYIPVISRYMTLALCRQRLHENVVREWMSLFSDTICKCLDSWYTRKNAVPKIADGSSKLKEYTYYRKRKSKKTCQATSSKEPLEISMDEQLSKPLCQLVDHKISVKNIQESKKASTSKKVSFVDKPSKKRTKTLAMDNDAHDLNIQQDLKLVSCEVPKRTRSSHPPKKQVVANETPMVNDSVTNTSMLMKPVKKRKGKKISSEPGQKIEPVIPWPESNGCARASINGWEWRNWARNATPSERARVRGYCSRTILSASDNKVWKFQVKRDSSARTNRVKLRRLLKAYEGSELLKITQMKARKKQLRFQRSKIHEWGLVALEVIQAEDFVIEYVGDLIRKRVSDIRESQYEKSGIGSSYLFRLDDDYVVDATKRGGLARFINHSCEPNCYTKVITVDGQKKIYIYAKRHIYAGEELTYNYKFPLEEKKIPCYCGSRRCRGSMN; encoded by the exons ATGTTGTCAGGCTTCCGCTGTTCTTATCCTGTCACTGGAAGGAAGCGTCTGAAGTTGGTGGCTGAGTCATCGGATAGTGAACCCCTTGTCTGTCCCGTGTCAGCATGTGATGATTCAGGGGGAAACTTGTTTGACCG GTGCTCGGAGGGTCATCAAGTGGCTTCCGGTAGTGGTGACCAAATACAGCACTCTAGTGTGTTTCCTGCAATTCAGGAAAATGTCTGTTCCACAGCTAACAACGGTGTGGTTTATCCACAATCTGGGCTCGGCGATTCAGCTGGTCGAAATGGAACACATGGTGCATACCTCCAACATCAATATTTGGAAGGTTGCATGTATATGAACGAGCATGGGCACATGTGCGGACCTTACCCACCTGAACAGCTGTATGAGGGGCTCTCTACTGGTTTCTTGCCTCAAAACCTTGCTATCTATGCTGTTTTTGGTGGGAAGACAGCTGATCCTGTTCCCTTAAGCTTTCTGAAACAGTTTCTTTCACAATGGAATTTCGGTGCCACGGTTTCCACTCCAAATGCACCCATGGAGACAAAGAAAGTTACTCCTGATGCTAAAGCGGTTCTTCCAGAT GATCTTTCAAGTGAAGAATCATGCTGGATGTTTGAGGATGCGGAAGGCTGCAGACAAGGGCCACATTCTCTTGCCGAACTTTCCTATTGGCATCACAATAGCTATATCCAAGATCTTTCAATG atttacCATGTTGATGGCAAATTTGGCCCATTCACACTTGTATCACTAATTGGTTTGTGGAGTGGGGAACACACAGAGTGTTCGGAAGCTACAGCTAATGGTTCTGCACCACTAAATGGCTTAGTGGGTGACATAGTTGGTGATGTCGGCCATCAGCTGCATGCAGGGATAATGAAATCAGCCCGCAGGGTTTTAATTGATGAAATATTCAGCTGTGTGCTTCCAGATTTAATTGCTTCCAAGAAGACCGAGAAGCAATTGGCTGCAAAACTGAAGAACCAAGCTATTAAG CCTGACAGTGCGAGCAACAGGAAGGTTTCCAAAGTTAACAAACCATATGCTTCTCCAGAAAAAGGCAACTCCATGAATAATACAGCCCAAGCAGATTCTTCAGTGGCCATTCAATCTACAGCAGTACATGACAAATTTGCCAATATACTGTCAGCAGTTTGGCAAACAATTTATTATGAATCCATGAAGAATATATGGGACGGAATACTGTCTGACCCTGTTATGGACTACTGTGATGTATGGTTACAGAGAAATTGTCAGTTGAATCGGCCCTCTACGATTATTTCTGTCACCACTGATAACATAAAAGCCCAAGGCAGTCATGAAATGCCATCAAAG GACTTTGATGCTACTGAATGTGACATGGAATTTCCACCTGGATTTGAACCATGTGGGAAATCTGCTGGGCGCTTCCTCTCTGCATCCTCATTAGAAGCCAATGGAAGTGCCAATGTTGATAGGAAGTATGAATCAAGCACCACTTTATTTTCTGGCCCCTTAGCAGTAATCCAGAGGATGCTGGCGAACGAACTATATATCTCTTCAAAGCAATCTTTGTTTCACTATTTTGAGGAGGTCATCGCGGAGGAGATAACTAATTGTTTATGCTATGGACTTGAAAGCGGTATTGATCAG GAACAAATTGGTACACCAATTCATGCACCGGAATCACCCATTTCAGCCGAAGCGTCTATGTGTGAAACACTCAGTCCTGTTGAGATGGTTGTAGGTGGAGAATTGGATACTGTTGAAATGGGTGCGGCCAGAAAAGGTAGTCCAATTGAAACGCATGCAGATGAAGAGCGGAATACCATTGAAGTGGTTGTAGATGAAGAGCAGAATACTGTTGAAATAGCTGCGGCTACTAGGACCAATCCAATTGAAACAACTTCAGATGAACCATCGATAGCAGCTGAAATGGCAACAGATAAAACGCTCAGTTCTCATG GAGAAGAGTGCCTACCCCTTGTGTCTTATGCAAGGATATTTGAAAAGATGGATATGTGTATGACAGCAGAATTGGATGAGAGTTTTGATGAAGTGCCTCCTGGAATGGAGACTGGCTTAGTTCCTATACCACTTAAGGACAAAAACATGTATCAGCCTTCGAGGTCAATGAACTATATTCCTGTGATTTCTAGATATATGACCTTGGCTCTCTGCCGGCAAAGACTACACGAGAATGTTGTGAGAGAGTGGATGTCTCTCTTCTCAGATACAATTTGCAAGTGCTTGGACTCATGGTACACCAGGAAAAATGCTGTACCTAAAATTGCAGATGGATCATCAAAACTCAAAGAATATACATACTACAGGAAGAGGAAATCCAAGAAAACCTGTCAAGCAACATCATCAAAAGAACCTTTGGAAATTTCTATGGATGAGCAGCTTTCAAAACCTCTATGTCAGCTTGTTGACCATAAGATTTCTGTGAAAAATATCCAGGAATCAAAGAAAGCTTCAACATCAAAGAAAGTTTCATTTGTGGACAAGCCCTCTAAAAAAAGAACCAAGACTCTGGCTATGGATAATGATGCTCATGATTTGAATATCCAGCAAGATCTGAAACTCGTTTCCTGTGAGGTGCCAAAAA GAACCAGGTCATCTCATCCACCTAAGAAGCAAGTGGTTGCTAACGAAACACCTATGGTGAATGATAGTGTCACAAATACTAGTATGCTCATGAAGCCTGTCAAGAAAAGAAAGGGCAAGAAAATTTCAAGTGAGCCCGGTCAGAAGATTGAACCGGTGattccatggcctgaatcaaATGGTTGTGCTAGAGCTTCGATTAATGGATGGGAGTGGCGTAATTGGGCACGGAATGCTACTCCATCAGAAAGGGCTCGTGTGAGAGGCTATTGTTCCCGTACAATTCTTTCTGCCTCAGATAATAAGGTGTGGAAATTTCAAGTCAAGAGGGATTCATCTGCAAGAACAAATCGGGTTAAGCTGCGACGGCTGTTAAAAGCCTACGAAGGTTCTGAGCTGCTGAAAATTACCCAAATGAAG GCAAGGAAAAAGCAGTTGCGTTTTCAGAGGAGCAAGATCCATGAATGGGGACTGGTTGCCCTTGAGGTGATCCAAGCAGAAGACTTTGTTATCGAATATGTTGGTGACCTGATTCGCAAGCGG GTCTCGGACATACGTGAGTCTCAATATGAGAAGAGTGGGATTGGAAGCAGCTACCTGTTTCGGTTGGATGATGATTATGTG GTTGATGCTACTAAACGTGGTGGCTTAGCAAGGTTCATAAATCATTCCTGTGAA CCAAATtgctatacaaaagtgataacTGTTGATGGCCAGAAGAAGATTTACATTTATGCAAAGAGGCATATATATGCTGGTGAGGAACTTACGTATAATTACAAGTTTCCACTGGAGGAAAAGAAGATCCCATGCTATTGTGGTTCCCGGAG GTGCCGTGGATCAATGAATTAA
- the LOC120700123 gene encoding histone-lysine N-methyltransferase ATXR7-like isoform X1, translating to MPHRSDPDLDVGPMLSGFRCSYPVTGRKRLKLVAESSDSEPLVCPVSACDDSGGNLFDRCSEGHQVASGSGDQIQHSSVFPAIQENVCSTANNGVVYPQSGLGDSAGRNGTHGAYLQHQYLEGCMYMNEHGHMCGPYPPEQLYEGLSTGFLPQNLAIYAVFGGKTADPVPLSFLKQFLSQWNFGATVSTPNAPMETKKVTPDAKAVLPDDLSSEESCWMFEDAEGCRQGPHSLAELSYWHHNSYIQDLSMIYHVDGKFGPFTLVSLIGLWSGEHTECSEATANGSAPLNGLVGDIVGDVGHQLHAGIMKSARRVLIDEIFSCVLPDLIASKKTEKQLAAKLKNQAIKPDSASNRKVSKVNKPYASPEKGNSMNNTAQADSSVAIQSTAVHDKFANILSAVWQTIYYESMKNIWDGILSDPVMDYCDVWLQRNCQLNRPSTIISVTTDNIKAQGSHEMPSKDFDATECDMEFPPGFEPCGKSAGRFLSASSLEANGSANVDRKYESSTTLFSGPLAVIQRMLANELYISSKQSLFHYFEEVIAEEITNCLCYGLESGIDQEQIGTPIHAPESPISAEASMCETLSPVEMVVGGELDTVEMGAARKGSPIETHADEERNTIEVVVDEEQNTVEIAAATRTNPIETTSDEPSIAAEMATDKTLSSHGEECLPLVSYARIFEKMDMCMTAELDESFDEVPPGMETGLVPIPLKDKNMYQPSRSMNYIPVISRYMTLALCRQRLHENVVREWMSLFSDTICKCLDSWYTRKNAVPKIADGSSKLKEYTYYRKRKSKKTCQATSSKEPLEISMDEQLSKPLCQLVDHKISVKNIQESKKASTSKKVSFVDKPSKKRTKTLAMDNDAHDLNIQQDLKLVSCEVPKRTRSSHPPKKQVVANETPMVNDSVTNTSMLMKPVKKRKGKKISSEPGQKIEPVIPWPESNGCARASINGWEWRNWARNATPSERARVRGYCSRTILSASDNKVWKFQVKRDSSARTNRVKLRRLLKAYEGSELLKITQMKARKKQLRFQRSKIHEWGLVALEVIQAEDFVIEYVGDLIRKRVSDIRESQYEKSGIGSSYLFRLDDDYVVDATKRGGLARFINHSCEPNCYTKVITVDGQKKIYIYAKRHIYAGEELTYNYKFPLEEKKIPCYCGSRRCRGSMN from the exons GACTTGGATGTTGGACCAATGTTGTCAGGCTTCCGCTGTTCTTATCCTGTCACTGGAAGGAAGCGTCTGAAGTTGGTGGCTGAGTCATCGGATAGTGAACCCCTTGTCTGTCCCGTGTCAGCATGTGATGATTCAGGGGGAAACTTGTTTGACCG GTGCTCGGAGGGTCATCAAGTGGCTTCCGGTAGTGGTGACCAAATACAGCACTCTAGTGTGTTTCCTGCAATTCAGGAAAATGTCTGTTCCACAGCTAACAACGGTGTGGTTTATCCACAATCTGGGCTCGGCGATTCAGCTGGTCGAAATGGAACACATGGTGCATACCTCCAACATCAATATTTGGAAGGTTGCATGTATATGAACGAGCATGGGCACATGTGCGGACCTTACCCACCTGAACAGCTGTATGAGGGGCTCTCTACTGGTTTCTTGCCTCAAAACCTTGCTATCTATGCTGTTTTTGGTGGGAAGACAGCTGATCCTGTTCCCTTAAGCTTTCTGAAACAGTTTCTTTCACAATGGAATTTCGGTGCCACGGTTTCCACTCCAAATGCACCCATGGAGACAAAGAAAGTTACTCCTGATGCTAAAGCGGTTCTTCCAGAT GATCTTTCAAGTGAAGAATCATGCTGGATGTTTGAGGATGCGGAAGGCTGCAGACAAGGGCCACATTCTCTTGCCGAACTTTCCTATTGGCATCACAATAGCTATATCCAAGATCTTTCAATG atttacCATGTTGATGGCAAATTTGGCCCATTCACACTTGTATCACTAATTGGTTTGTGGAGTGGGGAACACACAGAGTGTTCGGAAGCTACAGCTAATGGTTCTGCACCACTAAATGGCTTAGTGGGTGACATAGTTGGTGATGTCGGCCATCAGCTGCATGCAGGGATAATGAAATCAGCCCGCAGGGTTTTAATTGATGAAATATTCAGCTGTGTGCTTCCAGATTTAATTGCTTCCAAGAAGACCGAGAAGCAATTGGCTGCAAAACTGAAGAACCAAGCTATTAAG CCTGACAGTGCGAGCAACAGGAAGGTTTCCAAAGTTAACAAACCATATGCTTCTCCAGAAAAAGGCAACTCCATGAATAATACAGCCCAAGCAGATTCTTCAGTGGCCATTCAATCTACAGCAGTACATGACAAATTTGCCAATATACTGTCAGCAGTTTGGCAAACAATTTATTATGAATCCATGAAGAATATATGGGACGGAATACTGTCTGACCCTGTTATGGACTACTGTGATGTATGGTTACAGAGAAATTGTCAGTTGAATCGGCCCTCTACGATTATTTCTGTCACCACTGATAACATAAAAGCCCAAGGCAGTCATGAAATGCCATCAAAG GACTTTGATGCTACTGAATGTGACATGGAATTTCCACCTGGATTTGAACCATGTGGGAAATCTGCTGGGCGCTTCCTCTCTGCATCCTCATTAGAAGCCAATGGAAGTGCCAATGTTGATAGGAAGTATGAATCAAGCACCACTTTATTTTCTGGCCCCTTAGCAGTAATCCAGAGGATGCTGGCGAACGAACTATATATCTCTTCAAAGCAATCTTTGTTTCACTATTTTGAGGAGGTCATCGCGGAGGAGATAACTAATTGTTTATGCTATGGACTTGAAAGCGGTATTGATCAG GAACAAATTGGTACACCAATTCATGCACCGGAATCACCCATTTCAGCCGAAGCGTCTATGTGTGAAACACTCAGTCCTGTTGAGATGGTTGTAGGTGGAGAATTGGATACTGTTGAAATGGGTGCGGCCAGAAAAGGTAGTCCAATTGAAACGCATGCAGATGAAGAGCGGAATACCATTGAAGTGGTTGTAGATGAAGAGCAGAATACTGTTGAAATAGCTGCGGCTACTAGGACCAATCCAATTGAAACAACTTCAGATGAACCATCGATAGCAGCTGAAATGGCAACAGATAAAACGCTCAGTTCTCATG GAGAAGAGTGCCTACCCCTTGTGTCTTATGCAAGGATATTTGAAAAGATGGATATGTGTATGACAGCAGAATTGGATGAGAGTTTTGATGAAGTGCCTCCTGGAATGGAGACTGGCTTAGTTCCTATACCACTTAAGGACAAAAACATGTATCAGCCTTCGAGGTCAATGAACTATATTCCTGTGATTTCTAGATATATGACCTTGGCTCTCTGCCGGCAAAGACTACACGAGAATGTTGTGAGAGAGTGGATGTCTCTCTTCTCAGATACAATTTGCAAGTGCTTGGACTCATGGTACACCAGGAAAAATGCTGTACCTAAAATTGCAGATGGATCATCAAAACTCAAAGAATATACATACTACAGGAAGAGGAAATCCAAGAAAACCTGTCAAGCAACATCATCAAAAGAACCTTTGGAAATTTCTATGGATGAGCAGCTTTCAAAACCTCTATGTCAGCTTGTTGACCATAAGATTTCTGTGAAAAATATCCAGGAATCAAAGAAAGCTTCAACATCAAAGAAAGTTTCATTTGTGGACAAGCCCTCTAAAAAAAGAACCAAGACTCTGGCTATGGATAATGATGCTCATGATTTGAATATCCAGCAAGATCTGAAACTCGTTTCCTGTGAGGTGCCAAAAA GAACCAGGTCATCTCATCCACCTAAGAAGCAAGTGGTTGCTAACGAAACACCTATGGTGAATGATAGTGTCACAAATACTAGTATGCTCATGAAGCCTGTCAAGAAAAGAAAGGGCAAGAAAATTTCAAGTGAGCCCGGTCAGAAGATTGAACCGGTGattccatggcctgaatcaaATGGTTGTGCTAGAGCTTCGATTAATGGATGGGAGTGGCGTAATTGGGCACGGAATGCTACTCCATCAGAAAGGGCTCGTGTGAGAGGCTATTGTTCCCGTACAATTCTTTCTGCCTCAGATAATAAGGTGTGGAAATTTCAAGTCAAGAGGGATTCATCTGCAAGAACAAATCGGGTTAAGCTGCGACGGCTGTTAAAAGCCTACGAAGGTTCTGAGCTGCTGAAAATTACCCAAATGAAG GCAAGGAAAAAGCAGTTGCGTTTTCAGAGGAGCAAGATCCATGAATGGGGACTGGTTGCCCTTGAGGTGATCCAAGCAGAAGACTTTGTTATCGAATATGTTGGTGACCTGATTCGCAAGCGG GTCTCGGACATACGTGAGTCTCAATATGAGAAGAGTGGGATTGGAAGCAGCTACCTGTTTCGGTTGGATGATGATTATGTG GTTGATGCTACTAAACGTGGTGGCTTAGCAAGGTTCATAAATCATTCCTGTGAA CCAAATtgctatacaaaagtgataacTGTTGATGGCCAGAAGAAGATTTACATTTATGCAAAGAGGCATATATATGCTGGTGAGGAACTTACGTATAATTACAAGTTTCCACTGGAGGAAAAGAAGATCCCATGCTATTGTGGTTCCCGGAG GTGCCGTGGATCAATGAATTAA